One Methylosarcina fibrata AML-C10 DNA segment encodes these proteins:
- a CDS encoding CYTH domain-containing protein: MALEIEHKFLLANDDWRNHIQRSVRYRQGYLSSLPTSSIRIRVSDNHAWLNIKSATIGTQRHEYEYEIPLPDADELLTMLCKKPLIEKIRHFVEDNNKIWEIDEFEGENKGLIIAEIELSETGETFTKPAWLGAEVTDDLRYYNNNLALHPYSEWK; this comes from the coding sequence ATGGCACTTGAAATCGAGCATAAATTCTTACTCGCCAACGATGACTGGCGGAATCACATTCAACGCTCCGTCAGATACCGCCAAGGCTATTTAAGCTCTCTCCCGACGAGTTCGATCCGGATTCGAGTGAGCGACAATCACGCCTGGCTCAATATAAAAAGCGCCACCATCGGCACTCAACGGCACGAATACGAATATGAGATTCCGCTCCCGGACGCCGATGAACTTCTAACTATGCTGTGTAAAAAACCATTGATCGAAAAAATCCGGCATTTTGTCGAAGACAACAATAAAATTTGGGAAATCGATGAATTTGAAGGCGAGAACAAGGGACTGATTATTGCCGAAATCGAACTGAGCGAGACAGGGGAAACTTTCACAAAGCCGGCCTGGCTAGGAGCAGAAGTCACTGATGATTTGCGTTATTACAACAACAATCTTGCGCTACATCCTTATTCCGAATGGAA
- the sodB gene encoding superoxide dismutase [Fe] codes for MAFELPALPFAKNSLAPHISGETLEYHYGKHHQAYVTNLNNLVSGTEFEKLSLEEIIVKSSGAIFNNAAQVWNHTFYWNSLSPNGGGEPSGALADAINSSFGSFAKFKEEFTKCAVSTFGSGWAWLVKNVDGSLALVSTSNAGCPLTSGQIPLLTCDVWEHAYYIDYRNARPAYVEAFWALVNWKFAEANFAA; via the coding sequence ATGGCTTTCGAACTACCGGCTTTACCCTTTGCTAAAAACAGTCTGGCTCCTCACATTTCCGGGGAAACACTGGAATATCATTACGGCAAACACCATCAAGCTTATGTTACGAATTTAAACAACCTTGTTTCGGGAACCGAATTTGAAAAGTTGTCTCTGGAAGAAATTATCGTTAAATCTTCAGGAGCCATTTTCAATAACGCCGCCCAGGTTTGGAATCATACTTTTTACTGGAATAGTCTTTCTCCAAACGGCGGAGGAGAACCTTCGGGTGCGTTAGCGGACGCAATCAACTCGTCTTTCGGCTCATTTGCCAAATTCAAGGAAGAATTCACCAAATGCGCCGTCTCCACTTTCGGTTCGGGTTGGGCGTGGCTCGTGAAAAACGTGGACGGCAGTCTGGCACTGGTCAGCACCAGCAATGCCGGCTGTCCTCTGACTTCCGGCCAAATTCCGCTGCTGACCTGCGATGTCTGGGAACATGCCTATTACATCGATTACCGCAATGCCCGTCCTGCTTACGTGGAAGCTTTCTGGGCGTTGGTCAACTGGAAGTTTGCCGAAGCGAATTTTGCGGCTTGA
- the leuB gene encoding 3-isopropylmalate dehydrogenase — protein sequence MKQYKIAVLAGDGIGPEITEEAIKILKVVEERNAVSFELLPALFGACAYFATGDAFPQATIDICDQADAILKGPIGLSHEESKKIPVDKQPERGALLPLRRRYNTYANFRPVSLPKALAHFSPLKAEIIGEGIDLIMVRELVGGLYFGNKEMGVNEQGLRYVRETLEYDELQIRRIMHQAFKLAMKRRKLLHNIHKSNVLKSSVLWNEVMEEVAREYPEVQVVNYLVDAAATALCLKPTQFDVMVMENMFGDILSDQGGGILGSLGLMPSACLGDDKAYYEPSHGSAPDIAGKNIANPYSMIGSVAMMLEMSFGMAEEAKNVWAAMQGVFGDGYSTADLSKPGSGVKMISTREFGDKVAAKLRAMPKV from the coding sequence AACTGTTGCCCGCTCTGTTCGGTGCCTGCGCCTATTTCGCCACCGGCGACGCTTTCCCGCAAGCGACCATCGATATCTGCGATCAAGCCGACGCGATTCTAAAAGGGCCTATCGGACTCAGCCATGAAGAATCGAAAAAAATTCCGGTCGACAAACAGCCCGAACGCGGGGCCTTGCTGCCGCTGCGCCGCCGTTACAACACCTACGCCAATTTTCGTCCCGTTTCGCTGCCCAAGGCTTTGGCGCATTTTTCTCCGTTAAAAGCCGAAATCATTGGGGAAGGCATCGATTTGATCATGGTGCGCGAATTGGTCGGCGGCCTTTACTTCGGCAACAAGGAAATGGGCGTTAATGAACAGGGGCTTCGTTACGTGCGAGAAACCCTGGAATACGACGAACTGCAAATCCGCCGGATCATGCATCAGGCATTCAAGCTGGCGATGAAACGCCGCAAGTTGTTGCACAACATTCACAAGAGCAACGTGCTGAAGTCGAGCGTGCTCTGGAACGAGGTCATGGAAGAAGTCGCCAGGGAATATCCCGAAGTCCAGGTCGTCAATTATCTGGTCGATGCGGCCGCCACCGCACTCTGCCTGAAACCGACCCAGTTCGACGTCATGGTCATGGAAAACATGTTCGGCGACATTCTCAGCGATCAGGGCGGAGGCATCCTCGGCTCGCTGGGCTTGATGCCGTCGGCCTGCCTCGGCGACGATAAGGCGTACTACGAACCTTCGCACGGATCGGCGCCCGACATCGCCGGCAAGAACATTGCCAACCCCTACTCGATGATCGGTTCCGTCGCCATGATGCTGGAAATGAGCTTCGGCATGGCAGAAGAAGCAAAAAACGTCTGGGCAGCGATGCAGGGCGTGTTCGGCGACGGCTATTCGACAGCCGATTTATCGAAGCCGGGCAGCGGCGTCAAGATGATCAGCACCCGAGAATTCGGCGACAAGGTGGCTGCGAAGCTCAGAGCAATGCCGAAGGTTTAA